Sequence from the Clostridium butyricum genome:
CTCAGATAAGCAGAAAAGAAATGAGACCTGAAAACATATGCATTGTAGATCTTGAAGGACAAGAAATAGAAGTTCAAAAAGGTAAGAAACCAAGTAGTGAGATTTTAATGCATCTTGAAATCTATAAAGAAAATAAGGAAATTAAATCTGTAATGTATGTACATTCCTTATATGCGACTATATTTGCAGTTGCTAATAAGGTTATACCTCCTATAGTATCAGATTCAAAGCATTATGGTGGATATATATATGTCGCACCTTATGAAAAAGCTCATACAATAGAGCTTGCAAAAAGTGTAATTGGACCATTAAGAAAAAATGATGCATGTCTTCTTGAAAGACATGGTGTTGTAATAACAAGTAAAGATATAAATGAAGTTGTAACCAAAGGAAGATATGTTGAAGAAGTTGCAGAAATATACTATAAAACAATAATGTTAAATAAATTTGAAGAACCAAACAGATTGGATATAGAAGAATTAAGATAGTAAGGTTTTTATTATATTGCATATGGAGGGATTTATAGTATGGAAAAATTTATTGATTCTAAAAAGGCTATGTTACTTATAAAGGACAATGATGTAGTTGCTGTTTCTGGGTTTGCTGGACTTGCAGTACCAGAAAGTCTTCTAAAAGCGGTGGAAAAGAGATATTTAGAAAGTGGAAGTCCAAAGGATTTAACACTTATGTTTGCCGCAGCACAGGGAGATGGAGATTGTGAAGGATTAAATCACTTAGCACATACAGGTCTTGTTAAAAGAGTTATAGGGGGCCATTTTAATTTGGCTCCAAAGCTTGCTAAGATGATGTCTAATAATCTTATTGAAGGATATAATTTTCCACAGGGAGTTATGTGTAATATATTTAGAGATATTGCAAGAAAATCAGAGTTTACTATAAGTAAGGTTGGATTATCTACATTTGTTGATCCAAGAATAGATGGTGGAAAAGTTAATTTATTAACAAAGGAAAATTTAGTGGAATTAATAGAGATAAAAGATAAGGAGTTTTTATTATATAAACATAATAAGATTGATATTGCAGTTATAAAAGGCAGCTATTGTGATGAAAAAGGAAACATATCCTTAGACAATGAAGCAACTTATTCAGAAGCTTTTGCTATAGCTCAGGCTGTGAAAAATTGTGGAGGAACAGTAATAGTACAAGTTGACGAAAAGATATCTAGTGACAAGATGCTTTGTAAAAGTGTAAAAATACCGAAGATTTATGTTGATTATATTGTGGTTGTTTCA
This genomic interval carries:
- a CDS encoding class II aldolase/adducin family protein — encoded protein: MLDNLRIKLVTIAQEAEKYGLCKEKTGSFSIRDTTTGYVLITPSQISRKEMRPENICIVDLEGQEIEVQKGKKPSSEILMHLEIYKENKEIKSVMYVHSLYATIFAVANKVIPPIVSDSKHYGGYIYVAPYEKAHTIELAKSVIGPLRKNDACLLERHGVVITSKDINEVVTKGRYVEEVAEIYYKTIMLNKFEEPNRLDIEELR